From Candidatus Zymogenus saltonus:
ATAAGGTATCCCTTTCATTTTAGCCGACCGGGCAACATTCCTGCCGTTTATTCCGAAGCCGATAATCATAATGTGATTCTTTAGATGAAAGGTCTTTTCCACATAAGTTTCAGCTATAGTACCGTATAGGCCTTCTCGCAGGAAGTTAGGTATTGGCAGTCTGTTGAATGCATCTGATACAGATGGTGACATTTTTATCAAGAAGGGAGTTGCCAGCATGGTCAGTATTGCTACGTTAAGGAAAAGCTGGTAGGTGTCGTTAGCGATGAGATTGAGATCTCCACCGATCTCAAGCAAGAGGAAGGAGAATTCGCCCACCTGACAGATCGTCAGGCCGACTATTATAACCACACGAATCGGATAACCCAAGAGAAATACGGAAAGAGATACCAGCATTATCTTGATCAATATTATCAAGGAGAATGCCGAGATAGCGAGAACTAAATTATCTATGAAGTAGTTGACGTTTAACAGCATTCCGATCGATATGAAAAAAAAGCTGGAAAAGACAACACGAAAAGGGAGGACATCGCTGAGTACCTGCTGACTATATTCGGAGTTTGAGATAATCAGCCCCGCAAGAAAAGCTCCAAACGCCAGCGATAGTCCAAAAAAATAGGTCAGCCATGCGATAGAAAAACAAATGACCACAATTACGAGAGATAACAGCTCCTTGCTCTGGGTTTTTATCACGTAATATAGGATGCGATTGATGAACCACTGTCCCCCAATAATAGTTAATAGTATTATGCTTATCGCCTTAACGGCAAAAAGAAATAGTGCCGTGGTGATATTTTCATCAGATCCCGCTAAAAACGGGACGACAAGAATCATAAGGACTATAACTATGTCCTGAAAAATCAATATTCCCACGGACAGCTGTCCATGGGGAGTCTCAAGCTCCGCCTTGTCCTGTAATAGCTTAAGCACGATTGCCGTACTGCTCAAAGCCGTTAAAAAACCTAAAAAAATCGATTCATTGAAGGGCTTGCCTAAAAACATAAAGATGAGAAATATGACGAATATCGTCGACATGACCTGAAGTGATCCACCGAGAATGGTGTTTCTTCCGATTCTCAGAAGGTTCTTCATCGAAAATTCGATGCCGAGGCTGAACAAAAGAAGGACAATGCCTATCTCGGAGAGCATCTTTACTTCTTTATAGCTGGAAATCAACCCAAGGGCGAAGGGACCTATAAGCGCCCCTGTAGTGATGTATCCCAAGACTATTGGGATGTCAAACCTGTGGCAGATGAAGAGAACGACCACAGCCGTCCCAAAGATTATTAGAATGTCGTTGAATATCGTTATTTCCATAACGCTTTGTGTGTTTAAGAGTCTTTTTGTAAAGGTTCTTAATTCCTTCTAAACTGTATTATAGTTAAGTTTTGGATGTGTTGTAAACTAAATTCTCTCTATTAAGAGATGGATATGTAAGC
This genomic window contains:
- a CDS encoding cation:proton antiporter → MEITIFNDILIIFGTAVVVLFICHRFDIPIVLGYITTGALIGPFALGLISSYKEVKMLSEIGIVLLLFSLGIEFSMKNLLRIGRNTILGGSLQVMSTIFVIFLIFMFLGKPFNESIFLGFLTALSSTAIVLKLLQDKAELETPHGQLSVGILIFQDIVIVLMILVVPFLAGSDENITTALFLFAVKAISIILLTIIGGQWFINRILYYVIKTQSKELLSLVIVVICFSIAWLTYFFGLSLAFGAFLAGLIISNSEYSQQVLSDVLPFRVVFSSFFFISIGMLLNVNYFIDNLVLAISAFSLIILIKIMLVSLSVFLLGYPIRVVIIVGLTICQVGEFSFLLLEIGGDLNLIANDTYQLFLNVAILTMLATPFLIKMSPSVSDAFNRLPIPNFLREGLYGTIAETYVEKTFHLKNHIMIIGFGINGRNVARSAKMKGIPYVIIEMNPDTIHLERKKGELILYGDGTHESILKKAGIKKAKVLVSVISDPAATRRIVSIARTLNKDISIIARTRFVSEMVPLYQLGADEVIPEEFETSIEIFSRVLMQFSVPDREIDQIVDEIRADGYSFYRSIFMKKDQLSDYAKCIPEIEICIYNIGEKSELAKKTVGEIDLRKRYDVDILMIRRGKETILDPNGDVTLKKGDRLILQGSPESVSKISDVFEDDLQ